The Cydia amplana chromosome 9, ilCydAmpl1.1, whole genome shotgun sequence genome includes a region encoding these proteins:
- the LOC134650650 gene encoding cathepsin B-like codes for MSFSVKYCIIFFVVAYAVAKDSFHPLSDEFISLINSKQTSWKAGRNFPLDTPSAYIEKLMGVIEDPLFSTLPPKVHDADLIASLPENFDPRQKWPNCPSLNDIRDQGSCGSCWAFGAVEAMTDRICTYSNGTKQFHFSADDLVSCCEFCGFGCYGGIPSAAWLYWEYIGIVSGGPYNSSQGCRPYEIPPCEHGVDGNRPKCQGHHDTPDCVEKCEAGYNVEYAKDKHEAKLAYSVSGEDHIKAELYAHGPVEAGFQVYEDFIHYKSGVYSYTSGILKGGHAIKILGWGVENGKKYWLCANSWNSNWGDKGFFKILRGEDHCGIESGVVAGEPDLDGFK; via the coding sequence ATGTCATTTTCAGTCAAATACTGCATCATATTCTTTGTTGTTGCTTACGCAGTGGCTAAAGATTCCTTTCATCCACTCTCCGATGAGTTCATATCTCTGATCAACTCAAAACAAACCTCTTGGAAAGCTGGCCGAAACTTCCCATTGGACACTCCAAGTGCCTACATCGAGAAGCTAATGGGAGTCATCGAGGATCCATTATTTTCTACGCTGCCCCCCAAAGTTCATGACGCTGACCTGATAGCAAGTCTACCGGAGAACTTCGATCCGAGACAGAAATGGCCTAATTGTCCAAGTCTAAATGACATAAGAGACCAAGGATCCTGTGGAAGCTGCTGGGCCTTCGGAGCTGTAGAAGCTATGACTGATAGAATTTGCACTTACTCGAATGGCACAAAACAATTCCACTTCTCAGCTGATGATCTGGTAAGTTGCTGCGAGTTTTGTGGATTCGGCTGCTATGGTGGTATTCCGTCAGCGGCGTGGTTGTACTGGGAATATATTGGCATTGTGTCTGGCGGGCCTTATAATTCGTCGCAAGGTTGCAGGCCTTATGAGATTCCTCCTTGCGAGCATGGCGTAGATGGAAACAGGCCGAAATGTCAAGGGCATCATGACACACCTGACTGCGTAGAGAAATGCGAAGCTGGTTATAATGTAGAATATGCTAAAGATAAGCATGAAGCAAAACTTGCTTATTCCGTTAGCGGAGAAGATCATATTAAAGCGGAATTGTACGCTCACGGCCCCGTTGAGGCTGGGTTTCAAGTATACGAGGATTTCATTCATTACAAGAGCGGAGTTTATTCTTACACATCAGGGATACTTAAAGGGGGTCACGCTATCAAAATCTTGGGATGGGGAGTCGAGAATGGAAAGAAATACTGGTTGTGTGCTAATTCGTGGAACAGTAATTGGGGTGATAAAGGATTCTTCAAAATTCTGCGAGGTGAAGACCACTGCGGGATCGAAAGTGGAGTTGTAGCCGGGGAACCTGATTTAGACGGATttaaataa